In Pseudoliparis swirei isolate HS2019 ecotype Mariana Trench chromosome 2, NWPU_hadal_v1, whole genome shotgun sequence, the following are encoded in one genomic region:
- the LOC130208524 gene encoding pyridoxal kinase-like — MECRVLSIQSHVVRGYVGNKSATFPLQVLGFEVDSINSVQFSNHTGYAHWKGQVLTAEELNELYEGIKLNKVNRYDYILTGYSRDTSFLEMVVDIIQELKKANPSLVYVCDPVMGDHGSMYVPEYLLPVYRDKVVPLADILTPNQFEAELLTGRKITTEEDAVEVMDLLHKMGPETVVLTSTDLPSKRGDQFLVALGSQNIVKADGTKTSQKICMDIPKVDAVFVGTGDLFAAMLLAWTHHHPQDLKTACEKTVSVMHHVIKRTMTYANQMAGPGKRPSPAQLELRMVQSKADIEKPVVVVEAQVLRKYSR, encoded by the exons ATGGAGTGTCGTGTGTTGTCCATTCAGAGTCATGTTGTCAGGGGATACGTTGGGAACAAGTCGGCAACATTCCCTCTGCAG GTGCTGGGCTTCGAAGTGGACTCGATCAACTCTGTGCAGTTCTCCAATCACACAG GCTACGCCCATTGGAAAGGGCAAGTACTGACAGCAGAAGAGCTAAATGAGCTGTATGAGGGCATTAAGCTCAATAAGGTGAACCGCTATGACTACATCCTCACAG GGTACAGCAGAGACACGTCCTTCctggagatggtggtggacatTATTCAGGAGCTGAAGAAGGCCAATCCAAGCCTGGTATATG TGTGTGATCCTGTTATGGGAGACCACGGTTCAATG TACGTTCCAGAGTATCTGCTGCCAGTCTACAGGGACAAAGTAGTGCCTTTGGCTGATATCCTCACCCCCAACCAGTTTGAAGCAGA ACTATTAACTGGGAGGAAAATCACCACAGAGGAAGATGCTGTTGAG GTGATGGACTTGCTTCATAAAATGGGTCCAGAGACCGTTGTCCTCACTAGTACAGACCTGCCCTCGAAACGTGGGGACCAGTTCCTGGTGGCCCTCGGGAGCCAAAACATTG TGAAAGCAGATGGGACTAAAACCAGTCAGAAAATCTGCATGGACATCCCCAAAGTGGATGCTGTATTTGTGGGGACAGGAGACCTGTTTGCTGCCATGTTGCTAGCCTGGACTCACCATCATCCTCAAGACCTGAAG ACTGCCTGTGAAAAGACTGTTTCCGTCATGCACCACGTCATTAAGAGGACCATGACTTACGCCAATC AGATGGCTGGCCCTGGGAAACGGCCCAGTCCTGCACAACTGGAGCTGAGGATGGTTCAGAGCAAAGCGGACATTGAGAAACCTGTCGTTGTAGTGGAAGCTCAGGTTTTACGAAAGTATTCACGCTGA